One genomic region from Chlamydia poikilotherma encodes:
- a CDS encoding YggT family protein yields MVSYFLKAAINVYSFLILVYILASWVPECHSTKWYQYVYKFVDPYLALFRKFIPRIGFIDISPLIALLCLEAVPFIVIRTLRFVILNIFQSPWLLQYI; encoded by the coding sequence ATGGTATCTTATTTTTTGAAAGCAGCTATTAATGTTTATAGTTTTTTAATTTTGGTGTATATTCTTGCCTCTTGGGTTCCTGAATGTCACAGTACAAAATGGTACCAATACGTATATAAGTTCGTAGACCCCTATTTAGCTCTATTTAGAAAATTTATTCCTCGTATTGGCTTCATTGATATTAGTCCATTGATCGCTCTACTCTGCCTAGAGGCTGTTCCTTTTATTGTGATACGAACCCTGAGGTTTGTTATTCTTAATATTTTCCAGTCTCCATGGCTTCTTCAATATATA